One Vibrio sp. 16 genomic window carries:
- the ybeD gene encoding DUF493 family protein YbeD — MLTINSDAKLKDLLEFPCSFTYKVMGYAKPELPEKVLEVIQRHAPGDYSPVVKPSAKGNYHSVSVNITATSIEQVETLYKELGEIDIVRMVL, encoded by the coding sequence ATGCTGACTATTAACTCAGACGCAAAACTGAAAGACCTGCTCGAGTTCCCATGCTCATTCACCTACAAGGTTATGGGCTATGCAAAACCAGAACTGCCAGAAAAGGTTCTTGAAGTGATCCAACGCCATGCTCCAGGTGATTACAGCCCAGTTGTAAAACCAAGCGCAAAAGGCAATTACCATTCCGTGTCAGTAAACATCACTGCCACGTCGATCGAGCAAGTTGAAACCCTTTACAAAGAACTGGGTGAAATCGATATTGTTCGCATGGTTCTATAA
- the lipB gene encoding lipoyl(octanoyl) transferase LipB: MQNQLVVKYLGRQDYQPIWQAMHDFTDTRTDETPDEVWLVEHNPVFTQGQAGKAEHLLNTGDIPVVQSDRGGQVTYHGPGQLVAYFLINLRRKKLGVRDLVTHIENLVINTLKHYNIESAARPDAPGVYVDGKKICSLGLRIRKGCSFHGLALNVNMDLSPFLRINPCGYAGMEMVQVSQLGGPEDIEHVERTLVDELVTLLGYEQVEFSTEAPSVR, from the coding sequence ATGCAAAACCAGCTTGTAGTCAAGTATCTCGGCCGACAAGATTATCAACCAATCTGGCAAGCCATGCATGATTTCACTGATACTCGCACTGACGAAACGCCTGATGAAGTTTGGCTTGTAGAGCACAACCCAGTCTTCACTCAAGGCCAAGCAGGTAAAGCAGAGCACCTTTTGAATACAGGTGATATTCCGGTCGTTCAAAGTGACCGCGGTGGTCAAGTGACCTACCATGGTCCAGGCCAACTTGTGGCCTATTTTTTGATAAACCTTCGTCGTAAAAAATTAGGGGTTCGAGATTTGGTTACTCATATAGAGAACCTAGTGATCAACACCCTAAAACACTACAATATTGAATCAGCAGCACGACCTGACGCCCCAGGCGTCTACGTTGACGGTAAGAAAATCTGCTCTTTGGGTTTACGAATCCGTAAAGGCTGCTCATTCCATGGTCTCGCTCTAAACGTCAATATGGATTTGAGCCCATTTCTGCGCATCAACCCATGTGGTTATGCCGGAATGGAAATGGTTCAAGTCAGCCAATTAGGTGGACCAGAAGATATAGAGCACGTTGAAAGAACCTTAGTCGATGAACTGGTAACTTTGCTAGGTTACGAGCAAGTTGAATTCAGCACAGAAGCTCCTTCTGTACGATAA
- the lipA gene encoding lipoyl synthase: MSKPIQMEKGVKYRDADKMALIPVKNMPTEQKEVLRKPDWMKIKLPADSQRIQDIKSAMRKNNLHSVCEEASCPNLAECFNHGTATFMILGAICTRRCPFCDVAHGRPLAPEAEEPKKLAKTIQDMKLKYVVITSVDRDDLRDGGAQHFADCNREIRKLNPNIKIETLVPDFRGRMDVALELLKDNPPDVFNHNLETAPRLYRKARPGANYKWSLDLLKKFKEQHPDIPTKSGIMMGLGETKEEIIEVLKDLREHGVTMLTLGQYLAPSRHHLPVERYVPPSEFDELKEIALELGFTHAACGPFVRSSYHADLQAQGVEIS, from the coding sequence ATGAGTAAACCAATCCAAATGGAAAAAGGCGTCAAGTACCGCGACGCTGATAAGATGGCATTAATTCCTGTAAAAAATATGCCTACCGAGCAGAAAGAAGTTCTGCGCAAACCCGACTGGATGAAGATCAAGCTACCAGCAGATAGTCAGCGCATTCAAGATATTAAGTCCGCAATGCGTAAAAACAACCTGCACTCAGTTTGTGAAGAAGCCTCATGCCCTAACCTTGCTGAATGTTTCAACCACGGTACTGCTACCTTTATGATTTTAGGTGCGATCTGTACTCGTCGCTGTCCTTTCTGTGACGTTGCCCACGGTCGCCCACTGGCACCAGAAGCGGAAGAGCCGAAGAAACTGGCGAAAACCATCCAAGACATGAAGTTGAAATACGTGGTAATCACTTCTGTTGACCGTGACGACCTTCGTGATGGTGGTGCGCAGCACTTTGCTGACTGTAACCGTGAAATCCGTAAGCTAAACCCGAACATTAAGATCGAAACTCTGGTTCCTGATTTCCGTGGTCGTATGGATGTGGCGCTAGAGCTACTAAAAGACAATCCACCAGATGTCTTTAACCACAACCTAGAAACCGCTCCTCGTCTGTACCGCAAAGCTCGCCCTGGTGCGAACTACAAATGGTCTTTGGATCTACTGAAGAAATTTAAAGAGCAGCACCCTGATATTCCGACTAAGTCTGGCATCATGATGGGTCTTGGTGAGACCAAAGAAGAGATCATTGAAGTACTGAAAGATCTTCGCGAACACGGCGTTACTATGCTGACACTAGGTCAGTACCTTGCACCAAGTCGCCACCACCTACCGGTTGAGCGCTACGTGCCGCCTTCAGAGTTTGATGAGCTAAAAGAGATCGCACTCGAACTTGGCTTTACTCACGCCGCTTGTGGTCCATTTGTCCGCTCCTCTTACCACGCTGACCTTCAAGCGCAAGGTGTAGAAATTAGCTAA
- the glyA gene encoding serine hydroxymethyltransferase, with translation MLKRDMNIADYDAELFAAIQEETLRQEEHIELIASENYTSPRVMEAQGSQLTNKYAEGYPGKRYYGGCEYVDKAEALAIDRACELFGCEYANVQPHSGSQANSAVYMALLNPGDTVLGMSLAHGGHLTHGSPVNFSGKHYNVIPYGIDEAGQINYDEMEQLALEHKPKMIIGGFSAYSQIVDWARMREIADKAGAWLFVDMAHVAGLIAAGVYPTPVPHAHVVTTTTHKTLAGPRGGLILSNAGEEMYKKLNSAVFPGGQGGPLMHVIAGKAVAFKEAMEPEFKEYQARVVKNAKAMVAQFQERGYKIVSNGTENHLFLVDLIDKDITGKDADAALGAANITVNKNSVPNDPRSPFVTSGIRVGSPAITRRGFTEADATELANWMCDVLDNIGNEEVIEATKAKVLEICKRLPVYA, from the coding sequence ATGCTAAAGCGTGATATGAACATCGCAGATTACGATGCGGAACTGTTCGCAGCAATCCAAGAAGAAACTCTTCGCCAGGAAGAACACATTGAACTTATCGCTTCAGAAAACTACACCAGCCCACGTGTAATGGAAGCTCAAGGTTCTCAGCTAACAAACAAGTACGCTGAAGGTTACCCAGGCAAGCGCTACTATGGTGGTTGTGAGTACGTTGATAAAGCAGAAGCTCTTGCTATCGATCGTGCATGTGAGCTTTTCGGTTGTGAATACGCAAACGTACAGCCACACTCTGGTTCTCAAGCAAACAGCGCTGTTTACATGGCTCTTCTGAATCCAGGCGATACAGTTCTAGGTATGAGCCTAGCGCACGGTGGTCACCTGACTCACGGTTCACCAGTAAACTTCTCTGGTAAGCACTACAACGTTATTCCTTATGGTATCGATGAAGCTGGCCAAATCAACTACGATGAAATGGAGCAACTTGCTCTAGAGCACAAACCAAAGATGATCATCGGTGGTTTCTCAGCTTACTCTCAAATCGTAGATTGGGCTCGCATGCGTGAAATCGCAGACAAAGCAGGTGCTTGGCTATTCGTAGATATGGCGCACGTTGCTGGCCTTATCGCTGCAGGTGTTTACCCAACGCCAGTACCACACGCGCACGTTGTGACTACAACAACACACAAAACACTAGCGGGTCCACGTGGTGGTCTAATCCTGTCTAACGCTGGCGAAGAGATGTACAAGAAGCTGAACTCAGCGGTATTCCCTGGCGGTCAAGGTGGTCCACTAATGCACGTAATCGCTGGTAAAGCGGTAGCGTTCAAAGAAGCAATGGAACCTGAGTTCAAAGAGTACCAAGCTCGCGTAGTGAAGAACGCAAAAGCGATGGTGGCTCAGTTCCAAGAGCGTGGTTACAAAATCGTTTCTAACGGTACTGAAAACCACCTGTTCCTAGTTGACCTAATCGACAAAGACATCACTGGTAAAGATGCAGACGCAGCACTAGGCGCGGCAAACATCACTGTAAACAAGAACTCAGTACCAAACGATCCACGTAGCCCATTCGTTACGTCTGGTATCCGCGTAGGTTCTCCAGCAATTACTCGCCGTGGTTTCACTGAAGCAGACGCAACTGAACTAGCAAACTGGATGTGTGACGTGCTAGATAACATCGGCAACGAGGAAGTTATCGAAGCAACGAAAGCTAAAGTGCTAGAGATCTGTAAGCGTCTACCAGTTTACGCGTAA
- a CDS encoding YitT family protein — MEKHSRKEDWVAILTGTFLVAQGVFFLQSASLLTGGTTGLALLVSQFVSISFGTLYFIANCPFYLLAWKRFGARFAFNSAISGALVSIFADHLYLVISLDTINEVYCAVAGGLLMGLGMLILFRHRSSLGGFNVLCLFIQDKFGISVGKSQLAIDFCILIASCFFVSIEVIGLSILGAIALNLVLAMNHKPTRYSVNYG, encoded by the coding sequence ATGGAAAAACACTCAAGAAAGGAAGACTGGGTCGCAATTTTAACTGGCACGTTTTTAGTTGCTCAGGGCGTCTTCTTCCTGCAATCCGCTTCGTTACTGACTGGCGGAACCACTGGCTTAGCGTTATTAGTTAGCCAATTTGTATCGATTTCATTTGGTACGCTCTATTTTATTGCTAACTGCCCATTCTACTTATTGGCGTGGAAACGATTTGGCGCTCGATTCGCGTTCAACAGTGCTATTTCTGGCGCTTTGGTTTCGATTTTTGCTGACCACCTCTACTTGGTGATTAGCTTAGACACGATCAATGAGGTGTACTGCGCGGTAGCGGGTGGACTGCTGATGGGATTAGGCATGTTGATTTTGTTCCGTCATCGCTCAAGCCTTGGGGGATTCAATGTCTTGTGTCTCTTTATTCAAGACAAGTTTGGCATCTCGGTGGGTAAATCTCAGCTTGCTATCGACTTTTGTATCTTAATTGCCTCTTGCTTCTTTGTATCAATCGAAGTCATTGGCCTATCGATTCTTGGCGCTATTGCTCTAAACCTTGTACTAGCAATGAACCATAAGCCAACTCGCTACTCTGTGAATTACGGTTAA